From the Musa acuminata AAA Group cultivar baxijiao chromosome BXJ1-2, Cavendish_Baxijiao_AAA, whole genome shotgun sequence genome, one window contains:
- the LOC103975503 gene encoding uncharacterized protein LOC103975503, with product MDSDTVLEHAMFRLSPRRSRCELFVSGNGKTEKIASGFLKPFITHLKIAAEQAARAASSVKLEVERRKNDGTWFKKGTVERFVRFVRTPEILELVNAFDAENLQLEGAKRVYLQGPGDPLSGPLGGNQVTTEATAEITKKELLRAIDVRLVTVKQDIATAFARASDAGFTPDSVLELLHFAEYFGANCLNEACTKFISLCQRHPELVTLQPLPQSLPPPLKNTNYWNVQTSSSLDMSIHEPEVEPKVPGKPHHGCGVKLHMPSSSHPAQENAAELLGTYQQLKPSQPKFLDRTVGKVVDDPTPAALGTEPAQQDGGDSRHLSVQDRINLFESKKKEQPASCKNLSSNIVVNRIIAGKGGHRRFPSDASDKSVFRRWSGASDMSLDLSSSVGSSFNDREGYGSTSGTPTTVNLWLQSDTESKESMATMAVTASSSLSSHAEFKGLSEDKDHTEVDGNKISVAQTKALDDEQGKHQMSASLGGVKFYELSDQDASRTQQKGLSESGDYAPGYQPKSKVTSEDYLQYKEHKALQATSQAAAKKGGSKDQEIFRSQIRVIPLRPDGGGAKDQITLYNQLRTFRRKGDDVTLKAKVSSDFQIKPSTKSTISLESQSQGTTFPSTTVEGGGGEEAATEQTFGPIPVEKKLDWDLGINLHKQPLAPDYINKAWSSERKKWPVSPVRSAKESTELLDLPSTSSVEQVQMTNLLRGGNRELNEGLQMKATRLEEHFAAFKLRIQKDEAAVFQTNLPADVHKDYVLKGSEKKNTMPPTDQLSEKKLVKETYIREVDFDANLLSDMVDNQEYESNLSPKFSDQSDDFRGKFYNKYMQKRNSKLLEEWESKRTQKEAKMKAMRDSLERSLTEMRAQFVGSAAGQKSNRVDHSAE from the exons ATGGACTCTGACACTGTTCTTGAACATGCAATGTTCCGGCTCTCTCCGAGACGCTCGAG GTGCGAATTGTTCGTATCTGGCAATGGGAAGACTGAGAAGATAGCATCTGGATTCTTGAAGCCATTCATCACTCACTTGAAGATTGCAGCAGAGCAGGCTGCACGTGCGGCTAGTTCTGTGAAGCTCGAGGTTGAGAGGAGGAAGAATGATGGAACATGGTTTAAGAAAGGAACGGTTGAAAG GTTTGTTCGGTTTGTCAGGACACCTGAAATTCTGGAGTTAGTCAATGCATTTGATGCAGAAAATTTACAACTGGAAGGGGCCAAGAGAGTATATTTGCAG GGTCCAGGAGATCCACTTTCTGGTCCATTGG GTGGAAATCAAGTAACTACTGAAGCAACAGCAGAGATAACAAA GAAGGAGCTTCTTAGAGCTATTGATGTGCGGCTTGTCACGGTTAAGCAGGACATAGCCACAGCTTTTGCTCGGGCATCTGATGCTGGATTTACCCCTGACAGTGTCTTGGAGCTTCTTCACTTTGCCGAGTACTTTGGTGCAAATTGCCTGAA TGAAGCATGCACCAAGTTCATTTCACTTTGCCAAAGGCACCCTGAACTTGTTACTCTTCAACCCCTGCCACAGTCGTTGCCTCCGCCACTAAAGAACACTAATTATTGGAATGTTCAAACTTCCTCTAGCTTAGATATGTCAATACATGAGCCAGAAGTCGAGCCCAAGGTTCCTGGTAAACCACATCATGGATGTGGCGTTAAACTCCACATGCCCAGTAGTAGCCATCCAGCACAGGAAAATGCAGCAGAGTTGTTGGGTACATATCAGCAACTTAAACCTAGTCAGCCGAAATTTTTAGATAGAACAGTTGGAAAGGTGGTGGATGATCCTACTCCCGCTGCATTGGGAACTGAGCCAGCTCAACAGGATGGAGGGGACTCCAGGCATCTAAGCGTGCAAGACCGTATCAATCTCTTTGAGAGCAAGAAGAAAGAACAGCCTGCGAGTTGCAAAAATCTCAGCTCTAATATTGTTGTTAATAGAATTATAGCAGGGAAAGGGGGCCATAGGAGGTTCCCCTCTGATGCCTCAGATAAGTCAGTGTTTAGAAGATGGAGTGGTGCAAGTGACATGAGCTTAGATCTTAGCAGCAGTGTTGGTAGCAGCTTCAATGACAGAGAAGGCTATGGGAGCACTTCTGGCACTCCTACAACTGTCAATTTGTGGCTTCAATCGGACACTGAAAGTAAAGAGAGCATGGCAACAATGGCAGTCACAGCATCCTCTTCTTTGTCTTCTCATGCTGAGTTTAAAGGTCTCTCAGAAGATAAAGATCATACTGAAGTAGATGGTAACAAGATTTCAGTAGCCCAGACCAAAGCCTTAGATGATGAGCAAGGCAAGCATCAAATGAGCGCTTCTCTTGGTGGGGTGAAATTTTATGAATTAAGTGATCAAGATGCTTCTCGGACCCAACAAAAGGGCCTTTCAGAATCAGGTGATTATGCACCAGGCTATCAACCCAAGTCCAAAGTTACCTCAGAAGATTATTTACAATATAAAGAACATAAGGCTCTGCAGGCCACATCACAAGCTGCAGCAAAGAAAGGTGGGTCGAAAGATCAAGAAATTTTCAGGTCTCAAATTAGAGTGATTCCTTTGCGACCAGATGGAGGTGGAGCGAAGGATCAAATAACATTATATAACCAACTCAGGACTTTCAGGAGAAAAGGAGATGATGTTACATTAAAGGCCaaagtttcttcagattttcaaaTTAAGCCAAGTACCAAATCAACAATATCTTTGGAGTCCCAGTCTCAAGGGACAACCTTTCCTAGTACAACAGTGGAAGGTGGTGGGGGAGAGGAAGCTGCTACTGAGCAGACCTTTGGACCTATTCCAGTCGAGAAAAAATTAGATTGGGACCTAGGAATAAATTTGCATAAGCAACCATTGGCTCCTGACTATATTAATAAGGCTTGGAGTTCTGAAAGAAAAAAATGGCCCGTCTCTCCCGTGAGGAGTGCAAAGGAGAGCACAGAATTACTTGATCTGCCTTCTACATCTTCAGTAGAGCAGGTTCAGATGACAAATCTGCTAAGAGGAGGAAATCGAGAGCTGAATGAGGGGCTTCAAATGAAGGCTACAAGATTGGAAGAACATTTTGCTGCATTCAAACTCAGAATTCAGAAGGATGAGGCCGCAGTCTTTCAAACAAACTTACCTGCAGATGTCCATAAAGATTATGTGCTGAAGGGTTCGGAGAAAAAAAACACAATGCCTCCTACAGACCAATTATCTGAGAAGAAACTTGTGAAGGAGACTTATATTAGGGAAGTAGATTTTGATGCTAACTTGCTGTCAGACATGGTAGATAATCAAGAATATGAGAGTAACTTGAGCCCAAAGTTCAGTGATCAATCAGatgattttagaggaaaattctatAATAAATATATGCAAAAAAGGAATTCAAAACTACTAGAAGAATGGGAATCAAAAAGGACTCAGAAAGAAGCAAAGATGAAGGCAATGCGTGACAGCCTAGAACGTAGTCTGACTGAGATGAGGGCTCAATTTGTAGGATCTGCTGCTGGACAAAAGTCAAACCGTGTCGATCATTCTGCTGAGTAG
- the LOC103975502 gene encoding protein FAR1-RELATED SEQUENCE 5 isoform X2: protein MQFEQDQDLEVHDNTGDDRSEVPPRCIRCGISANATPHMRRGPEGPRTLCNACGIAWTKGKLRRMIDSNSPAYEITMAKLVPEIDMEFESEEKAYEFYNKYAGHVGFSVRKSSSGKSSENVTRSRTFVCSRQGFRKDKKGAKEVKRPRPETRIGCPARMTIKITPSGKYRVTEFIGEHNHQPAPPSTTHMLRSQRITIELQAAEADLSDDSATTPKTTGETAPRPIGGPRNVRFLPADYKNNLRSKRMKAMQMGDAGSVLKYLQSMQLDDPAFFYSIQVDEDDKLTNIFWADSKSIMDFNYFGDVVCLDMTYKINGYGRPLAPFLGMNHHKQTTIFGAALLYDESVESFKWLFETFKIGMRGKQPKTLLTDPFMPIINAVAVVWPGTSHRHCVWHVYQNAVKHLNHVFQGSKTFSKDFSKCIYDYEEEEDFLLAWRAMLEKYDLRNNEWLLKLFEDRDKWALPYGRDIFCADMKSSLQTESLSGVLKKFLSPQLDLLSFFKHYERVLDEHRYAELQADFHASQSFPRIPPSKLLRQAANVYTPVIFEVFRKEFEMFMDCMLFSCGEVETISEYKVVVTEKPREHYVRFDSRDCSAYCSCKKFEFTGIQCCHVLKVLDFRNIKELPPKYYLKRWKKDAKSGSEGGNRVIATDSDPKSPTSSSLSVPVPSYTQQQGFHGMSHFGQDSSVSDLHQDSFQANTQLNQVVAQTHGPWSLVTRANSS, encoded by the exons ATGCAGTTCGAGCAGGATCAGGACCTTGAGGTCCACGACAATACTGGCGACGATCGGTCAGAGGTTCCTCCCAG ATGCATCCGGTGTGGCATCAGTGCAAATGCAACACCACATATGCGCCGTGGGCCTGAGGGACCAAGGACTCTTTGTAATGCATGTGGGATTGCTTGGACAAAG GGGAAATTGAGGAGAATGATCGACTCAAATAGCCCTGCATATGAGATCACAATGGCAAAATTGGTGCCAGAAATTGATATGGAATTTGAAAGCGAAGAGAAGGCATATGAGTTCTACAATAAGTATGCGGGGCATGTAGGTTTTAGTGTGAGAAAAAGTTCGTCAGGTAAATCATCCGAAAATGTTACTAGATCAAGAACTTTTGTTTGCTCAAGACAAGGTTTTCGCAAGGACAAAAAGGGAGCAAAAGAAGTAAAGAGACCCAGGCCAGAAACAAGAATAGGATGCCCTGCACGAATGACCATTAAAATTACGCCAAGTGGTAAATACCGAGTGACAGAGTTTATTGGAGAGCACAATCATCAGCCAGCACCACCTTCAACAACCCACATGTTGAGGTCTCAAAGGATAACTATTGAGCTTCAAGCTGCTGAAGCAGATTTGTCTGATGATTCTGCAACAACTCCAAAAACTACCGGTGAGACTGCACCAAGGCCGATTGGTGGTCCTAGAAATGTTAGGTTTCTTCCTGCAGATTACAAGAATAATCTCCGATCAAAGCGTATGAAAGCCATGCAGATGGGTGATGCTGGATCTGTATTAAAGTATCTGCAGAGCATGCAACTTGATGACCCCGCTTTCTTCTATTCTATCCAGGTCGATGAGGATGATAAATTGACTAACATTTTCTGGGCAGATTCAAAATCCATAATGGACTTTAACTACTTTGGTGATGTTGTGTGCTTGGACATGACTTACAAAATAAATGGATATGGTAGGCCTTTGGCACCATTTCTTGGCATGAATCATCATAAGCAAACAACTATATTTGGTGCTGCATTACTGTATGATGAATCAGTGGAATCTTTCAAGTGGTTATTTGAGACTTTTAAAATTGGGATGCGTGGAAAGCAGCCAAAGACATTATTGACGGATCCATTTATGCCAATAATTAATGCTGTAGCTGTAGTCTGGCCAGGCACAAGTCATCGCCATTGTGTATGGCATGTCTACCAGAATGCTGTTAAACATCTTAATCATGTATTCCAAGGTTCAAAAACTTTCTCAAAGGATTTTAGTAAATGTATTTATGATTATGAGGAAGAGGAGGACTTCTTATTAGCATGGAGAGCAATGTTGGAGAAATACGACCTTAGGAACAATGAATGGTTACTAAAGTTATTTGAAGATAGGGACAAATGGGCTTTACCTTATGGCCGAGACATATTTTGTGCTGACATGAAGAGCAGTCTACAGACTGAAAGCTTGAGTGGTGTGCTAAAGAAGTTTTTGAGTCCTCAGTTAGATCTTCTATCATTTTTTAAGCACTATGAGAGGGTGTTAGATGAGCATCGCTATGCAGAACTACAAGCTGATTTTCATGCAAGTCAAAGCTTTCCAAGAATACCTCCTTCAAAGTTGCTCAGACAAGCTGCTAATGTATACACGCCTGTGATCTTTGAAGTCTTTAGAAAAGAATTTGAGATGTTCATGGATTGTATGTTGTTTAGTTGCGGTGAGGTTGAGACAATATCTGAGTACAAAGTTGTTGTCACAGAGAAACCCAGAGAACACTATGTTAGATTTGACTCCAGAGATTGTTCTGCGTACTGCAGCTGTAAAAAGTTTGAGTTTACGGGGATTCAGTGTTGTCATGTATTAAAGGTGCTTGACTTCAGAAATATCAAAGAGTTACCTCCAAAGTACTACCTGAAGAGGTGGAAAAAAGATGCCAAGTCTGGAAGTGAAGGTGGCAATCGGGTGATTGCAACTGATAGTGATCCCAAGTCCCCCACAAGCTCATCCCTGAGTGTTCCAGTGCCATCCTACACGCAACAGCAGGGTTTTCATGGCATGAGTCATTTTGGTCAA GATTCATCAGTCTCAGATTTGCATCAAGACTCATTTCAGGCTAACACTCAGTTAAATCAG GTTGTTGCACAGACTCATGGGCCATGGTCTTTGGTAACAAGAGCAAATTCTTCCTAG
- the LOC103975502 gene encoding protein FAR1-RELATED SEQUENCE 5 isoform X3, translating into MRRGPEGPRTLCNACGIAWTKNLYKQGKLRRMIDSNSPAYEITMAKLVPEIDMEFESEEKAYEFYNKYAGHVGFSVRKSSSGKSSENVTRSRTFVCSRQGFRKDKKGAKEVKRPRPETRIGCPARMTIKITPSGKYRVTEFIGEHNHQPAPPSTTHMLRSQRITIELQAAEADLSDDSATTPKTTGETAPRPIGGPRNVRFLPADYKNNLRSKRMKAMQMGDAGSVLKYLQSMQLDDPAFFYSIQVDEDDKLTNIFWADSKSIMDFNYFGDVVCLDMTYKINGYGRPLAPFLGMNHHKQTTIFGAALLYDESVESFKWLFETFKIGMRGKQPKTLLTDPFMPIINAVAVVWPGTSHRHCVWHVYQNAVKHLNHVFQGSKTFSKDFSKCIYDYEEEEDFLLAWRAMLEKYDLRNNEWLLKLFEDRDKWALPYGRDIFCADMKSSLQTESLSGVLKKFLSPQLDLLSFFKHYERVLDEHRYAELQADFHASQSFPRIPPSKLLRQAANVYTPVIFEVFRKEFEMFMDCMLFSCGEVETISEYKVVVTEKPREHYVRFDSRDCSAYCSCKKFEFTGIQCCHVLKVLDFRNIKELPPKYYLKRWKKDAKSGSEGGNRVIATDSDPKSPTSSSLSVPVPSYTQQQGFHGMSHFGQDSSVSDLHQDSFQANTQLNQVVAQTHGPWSLVTRANSS; encoded by the exons ATGCGCCGTGGGCCTGAGGGACCAAGGACTCTTTGTAATGCATGTGGGATTGCTTGGACAAAG AATTTGTATAAACAGGGGAAATTGAGGAGAATGATCGACTCAAATAGCCCTGCATATGAGATCACAATGGCAAAATTGGTGCCAGAAATTGATATGGAATTTGAAAGCGAAGAGAAGGCATATGAGTTCTACAATAAGTATGCGGGGCATGTAGGTTTTAGTGTGAGAAAAAGTTCGTCAGGTAAATCATCCGAAAATGTTACTAGATCAAGAACTTTTGTTTGCTCAAGACAAGGTTTTCGCAAGGACAAAAAGGGAGCAAAAGAAGTAAAGAGACCCAGGCCAGAAACAAGAATAGGATGCCCTGCACGAATGACCATTAAAATTACGCCAAGTGGTAAATACCGAGTGACAGAGTTTATTGGAGAGCACAATCATCAGCCAGCACCACCTTCAACAACCCACATGTTGAGGTCTCAAAGGATAACTATTGAGCTTCAAGCTGCTGAAGCAGATTTGTCTGATGATTCTGCAACAACTCCAAAAACTACCGGTGAGACTGCACCAAGGCCGATTGGTGGTCCTAGAAATGTTAGGTTTCTTCCTGCAGATTACAAGAATAATCTCCGATCAAAGCGTATGAAAGCCATGCAGATGGGTGATGCTGGATCTGTATTAAAGTATCTGCAGAGCATGCAACTTGATGACCCCGCTTTCTTCTATTCTATCCAGGTCGATGAGGATGATAAATTGACTAACATTTTCTGGGCAGATTCAAAATCCATAATGGACTTTAACTACTTTGGTGATGTTGTGTGCTTGGACATGACTTACAAAATAAATGGATATGGTAGGCCTTTGGCACCATTTCTTGGCATGAATCATCATAAGCAAACAACTATATTTGGTGCTGCATTACTGTATGATGAATCAGTGGAATCTTTCAAGTGGTTATTTGAGACTTTTAAAATTGGGATGCGTGGAAAGCAGCCAAAGACATTATTGACGGATCCATTTATGCCAATAATTAATGCTGTAGCTGTAGTCTGGCCAGGCACAAGTCATCGCCATTGTGTATGGCATGTCTACCAGAATGCTGTTAAACATCTTAATCATGTATTCCAAGGTTCAAAAACTTTCTCAAAGGATTTTAGTAAATGTATTTATGATTATGAGGAAGAGGAGGACTTCTTATTAGCATGGAGAGCAATGTTGGAGAAATACGACCTTAGGAACAATGAATGGTTACTAAAGTTATTTGAAGATAGGGACAAATGGGCTTTACCTTATGGCCGAGACATATTTTGTGCTGACATGAAGAGCAGTCTACAGACTGAAAGCTTGAGTGGTGTGCTAAAGAAGTTTTTGAGTCCTCAGTTAGATCTTCTATCATTTTTTAAGCACTATGAGAGGGTGTTAGATGAGCATCGCTATGCAGAACTACAAGCTGATTTTCATGCAAGTCAAAGCTTTCCAAGAATACCTCCTTCAAAGTTGCTCAGACAAGCTGCTAATGTATACACGCCTGTGATCTTTGAAGTCTTTAGAAAAGAATTTGAGATGTTCATGGATTGTATGTTGTTTAGTTGCGGTGAGGTTGAGACAATATCTGAGTACAAAGTTGTTGTCACAGAGAAACCCAGAGAACACTATGTTAGATTTGACTCCAGAGATTGTTCTGCGTACTGCAGCTGTAAAAAGTTTGAGTTTACGGGGATTCAGTGTTGTCATGTATTAAAGGTGCTTGACTTCAGAAATATCAAAGAGTTACCTCCAAAGTACTACCTGAAGAGGTGGAAAAAAGATGCCAAGTCTGGAAGTGAAGGTGGCAATCGGGTGATTGCAACTGATAGTGATCCCAAGTCCCCCACAAGCTCATCCCTGAGTGTTCCAGTGCCATCCTACACGCAACAGCAGGGTTTTCATGGCATGAGTCATTTTGGTCAA GATTCATCAGTCTCAGATTTGCATCAAGACTCATTTCAGGCTAACACTCAGTTAAATCAG GTTGTTGCACAGACTCATGGGCCATGGTCTTTGGTAACAAGAGCAAATTCTTCCTAG
- the LOC103975502 gene encoding protein FAR1-RELATED SEQUENCE 5 isoform X1: MQFEQDQDLEVHDNTGDDRSEVPPRCIRCGISANATPHMRRGPEGPRTLCNACGIAWTKNLYKQGKLRRMIDSNSPAYEITMAKLVPEIDMEFESEEKAYEFYNKYAGHVGFSVRKSSSGKSSENVTRSRTFVCSRQGFRKDKKGAKEVKRPRPETRIGCPARMTIKITPSGKYRVTEFIGEHNHQPAPPSTTHMLRSQRITIELQAAEADLSDDSATTPKTTGETAPRPIGGPRNVRFLPADYKNNLRSKRMKAMQMGDAGSVLKYLQSMQLDDPAFFYSIQVDEDDKLTNIFWADSKSIMDFNYFGDVVCLDMTYKINGYGRPLAPFLGMNHHKQTTIFGAALLYDESVESFKWLFETFKIGMRGKQPKTLLTDPFMPIINAVAVVWPGTSHRHCVWHVYQNAVKHLNHVFQGSKTFSKDFSKCIYDYEEEEDFLLAWRAMLEKYDLRNNEWLLKLFEDRDKWALPYGRDIFCADMKSSLQTESLSGVLKKFLSPQLDLLSFFKHYERVLDEHRYAELQADFHASQSFPRIPPSKLLRQAANVYTPVIFEVFRKEFEMFMDCMLFSCGEVETISEYKVVVTEKPREHYVRFDSRDCSAYCSCKKFEFTGIQCCHVLKVLDFRNIKELPPKYYLKRWKKDAKSGSEGGNRVIATDSDPKSPTSSSLSVPVPSYTQQQGFHGMSHFGQDSSVSDLHQDSFQANTQLNQVVAQTHGPWSLVTRANSS; the protein is encoded by the exons ATGCAGTTCGAGCAGGATCAGGACCTTGAGGTCCACGACAATACTGGCGACGATCGGTCAGAGGTTCCTCCCAG ATGCATCCGGTGTGGCATCAGTGCAAATGCAACACCACATATGCGCCGTGGGCCTGAGGGACCAAGGACTCTTTGTAATGCATGTGGGATTGCTTGGACAAAG AATTTGTATAAACAGGGGAAATTGAGGAGAATGATCGACTCAAATAGCCCTGCATATGAGATCACAATGGCAAAATTGGTGCCAGAAATTGATATGGAATTTGAAAGCGAAGAGAAGGCATATGAGTTCTACAATAAGTATGCGGGGCATGTAGGTTTTAGTGTGAGAAAAAGTTCGTCAGGTAAATCATCCGAAAATGTTACTAGATCAAGAACTTTTGTTTGCTCAAGACAAGGTTTTCGCAAGGACAAAAAGGGAGCAAAAGAAGTAAAGAGACCCAGGCCAGAAACAAGAATAGGATGCCCTGCACGAATGACCATTAAAATTACGCCAAGTGGTAAATACCGAGTGACAGAGTTTATTGGAGAGCACAATCATCAGCCAGCACCACCTTCAACAACCCACATGTTGAGGTCTCAAAGGATAACTATTGAGCTTCAAGCTGCTGAAGCAGATTTGTCTGATGATTCTGCAACAACTCCAAAAACTACCGGTGAGACTGCACCAAGGCCGATTGGTGGTCCTAGAAATGTTAGGTTTCTTCCTGCAGATTACAAGAATAATCTCCGATCAAAGCGTATGAAAGCCATGCAGATGGGTGATGCTGGATCTGTATTAAAGTATCTGCAGAGCATGCAACTTGATGACCCCGCTTTCTTCTATTCTATCCAGGTCGATGAGGATGATAAATTGACTAACATTTTCTGGGCAGATTCAAAATCCATAATGGACTTTAACTACTTTGGTGATGTTGTGTGCTTGGACATGACTTACAAAATAAATGGATATGGTAGGCCTTTGGCACCATTTCTTGGCATGAATCATCATAAGCAAACAACTATATTTGGTGCTGCATTACTGTATGATGAATCAGTGGAATCTTTCAAGTGGTTATTTGAGACTTTTAAAATTGGGATGCGTGGAAAGCAGCCAAAGACATTATTGACGGATCCATTTATGCCAATAATTAATGCTGTAGCTGTAGTCTGGCCAGGCACAAGTCATCGCCATTGTGTATGGCATGTCTACCAGAATGCTGTTAAACATCTTAATCATGTATTCCAAGGTTCAAAAACTTTCTCAAAGGATTTTAGTAAATGTATTTATGATTATGAGGAAGAGGAGGACTTCTTATTAGCATGGAGAGCAATGTTGGAGAAATACGACCTTAGGAACAATGAATGGTTACTAAAGTTATTTGAAGATAGGGACAAATGGGCTTTACCTTATGGCCGAGACATATTTTGTGCTGACATGAAGAGCAGTCTACAGACTGAAAGCTTGAGTGGTGTGCTAAAGAAGTTTTTGAGTCCTCAGTTAGATCTTCTATCATTTTTTAAGCACTATGAGAGGGTGTTAGATGAGCATCGCTATGCAGAACTACAAGCTGATTTTCATGCAAGTCAAAGCTTTCCAAGAATACCTCCTTCAAAGTTGCTCAGACAAGCTGCTAATGTATACACGCCTGTGATCTTTGAAGTCTTTAGAAAAGAATTTGAGATGTTCATGGATTGTATGTTGTTTAGTTGCGGTGAGGTTGAGACAATATCTGAGTACAAAGTTGTTGTCACAGAGAAACCCAGAGAACACTATGTTAGATTTGACTCCAGAGATTGTTCTGCGTACTGCAGCTGTAAAAAGTTTGAGTTTACGGGGATTCAGTGTTGTCATGTATTAAAGGTGCTTGACTTCAGAAATATCAAAGAGTTACCTCCAAAGTACTACCTGAAGAGGTGGAAAAAAGATGCCAAGTCTGGAAGTGAAGGTGGCAATCGGGTGATTGCAACTGATAGTGATCCCAAGTCCCCCACAAGCTCATCCCTGAGTGTTCCAGTGCCATCCTACACGCAACAGCAGGGTTTTCATGGCATGAGTCATTTTGGTCAA GATTCATCAGTCTCAGATTTGCATCAAGACTCATTTCAGGCTAACACTCAGTTAAATCAG GTTGTTGCACAGACTCATGGGCCATGGTCTTTGGTAACAAGAGCAAATTCTTCCTAG